Proteins encoded in a region of the Devosia sp. RR2S18 genome:
- the purQ gene encoding phosphoribosylformylglycinamidine synthase subunit PurQ codes for MKAAVIVFPGLNRDRDMVGALTKISGEAPATVWHQETDLPQTDLIVIPGGFSYGDYLRCGAIAARSPIMDRVRERAAQGVKVLGVCNGFQILIEAGLLPGALMRNQSLRFVCREVKLEVVNAETPFTRGYKPGETFRCPVAHHDGNYFADAATLDRMSGEGQIAFRYAEGTNPNGSINDIAGIFNEQKNVLGLMPHPENLIEAAHGGEDGRALFASLLDHAA; via the coding sequence GTCATCGTCTTTCCCGGCCTCAACCGTGACCGCGACATGGTCGGGGCGCTGACCAAGATTTCTGGAGAAGCACCCGCGACAGTCTGGCACCAGGAAACTGACCTCCCCCAGACCGACCTCATCGTGATCCCGGGCGGCTTCTCCTACGGCGATTACCTGCGCTGCGGCGCCATCGCCGCTCGCTCGCCCATCATGGACAGAGTGCGTGAACGCGCCGCACAGGGCGTCAAGGTCCTTGGTGTCTGCAATGGCTTTCAGATCCTGATCGAAGCCGGACTGCTCCCCGGTGCGCTGATGCGCAATCAGAGCCTCCGTTTTGTCTGCCGTGAGGTCAAGCTCGAGGTGGTGAACGCCGAGACGCCCTTCACCCGTGGGTACAAGCCGGGCGAGACCTTCCGCTGCCCTGTTGCGCATCATGACGGCAACTACTTTGCCGACGCTGCGACGCTGGATCGTATGTCAGGTGAAGGCCAGATCGCCTTCCGCTACGCCGAAGGCACTAATCCCAACGGTTCGATCAACGACATCGCTGGCATTTTCAACGAGCAGAAGAACGTCCTTGGACTCATGCCACACCCCGAGAACCTGATCGAAGCCGCCCATGGTGGCGAGGACGGCAGAGCCCTGTTCGCAAGTCTCCTGGATCACGCCGCCTGA
- the grxD gene encoding Grx4 family monothiol glutaredoxin → MTDINAFIDDKVKTNDVFLFMKGSPDFPQCGFSGQVVQILNYLGVDYGSANVLESQELRDGVKAYTNWPTIPQLYVKGEFVGGADIVREMFQAGELQTHFEQAGIPVKQSA, encoded by the coding sequence ATGACCGACATCAATGCTTTCATCGACGACAAGGTGAAGACCAACGACGTGTTCCTCTTCATGAAGGGCTCGCCTGACTTCCCTCAGTGTGGTTTCTCCGGCCAGGTCGTCCAAATCCTGAACTATCTTGGCGTCGACTATGGCAGCGCTAATGTGCTGGAAAGCCAGGAACTGCGTGATGGTGTCAAGGCCTACACCAACTGGCCAACGATTCCGCAGCTCTACGTTAAAGGCGAGTTCGTCGGTGGCGCCGATATCGTGCGCGAGATGTTCCAAGCCGGCGAGCTGCAGACGCACTTTGAACAGGCCGGCATTCCGGTCAAGCAGAGCGCCTAG
- a CDS encoding multidrug effflux MFS transporter: MADHFTRVLSRPEFIALIAALMALNALAIDVMLPALPYMGEALGVSDENERQFVVSAYMIGMGVAQLAFGPLTDRFGRRAPLLAGMGIYVVAAVAAVFAPTFTTLLVMRFIQGMGAASVRVIATSVVRDRYSGREMAEVMSLTFMVFMAIPIIAPGIGQILLLTGPWEMIFLFMGGLATVFWLWTFFRLPETLPLDARRPLTIAGVIDGFRIVFTHRVAISYGLAGMFLFGALFGFISSSQQIYVDIYGLGVWFPAAFAGVAALMAVSSFTNSRIVRRLGMRRISHGAVLVFSIGSAVWLAFASAGYLPFPLFFGLLCIIMFSFGWAASNMNSLSMEPLGAVAGTAASVFGFIQTVGGAVIGSYIGQMFDGTTIPTAMGYFFMGVLTLICILVAEQGKLFGVGQEFAKADMTQEVAH; encoded by the coding sequence ATGGCCGACCACTTTACGCGGGTTCTCTCCCGCCCAGAATTCATTGCACTTATTGCTGCCCTGATGGCGCTCAATGCGCTGGCGATCGATGTCATGTTGCCGGCTCTGCCTTACATGGGCGAAGCACTTGGCGTCTCCGACGAGAATGAGCGGCAGTTCGTTGTTTCGGCCTACATGATCGGCATGGGCGTGGCGCAGCTTGCTTTTGGGCCGCTCACAGATCGCTTCGGCCGGCGAGCGCCGTTGCTGGCGGGCATGGGCATCTATGTCGTAGCCGCGGTAGCCGCCGTGTTTGCTCCCACATTCACGACGCTCCTGGTGATGCGCTTCATTCAGGGAATGGGTGCTGCCAGCGTGCGCGTGATTGCAACCTCTGTGGTGCGCGACCGCTATTCCGGTCGGGAGATGGCAGAGGTCATGTCTCTGACCTTTATGGTCTTCATGGCTATCCCGATCATCGCGCCCGGCATCGGGCAGATTCTGCTACTGACCGGCCCATGGGAAATGATCTTTCTGTTCATGGGCGGCCTTGCCACAGTCTTTTGGCTGTGGACCTTCTTCCGACTGCCCGAGACGCTGCCCCTCGACGCCAGGCGGCCCCTCACGATCGCTGGCGTGATCGACGGATTCCGAATCGTCTTTACCCATCGGGTGGCGATTTCCTACGGTCTTGCTGGCATGTTCCTGTTTGGCGCGCTGTTCGGGTTCATCAGTTCTTCCCAGCAGATCTATGTCGACATCTACGGTTTGGGCGTCTGGTTTCCAGCCGCCTTTGCCGGTGTAGCGGCTCTGATGGCCGTGTCGTCCTTCACCAATTCACGCATAGTGCGTCGCCTCGGAATGCGCCGGATTTCCCACGGGGCAGTGCTGGTCTTCTCCATCGGATCGGCCGTCTGGCTCGCCTTCGCCAGCGCCGGCTACTTACCGTTTCCCCTCTTCTTCGGCCTGCTTTGCATCATCATGTTCAGCTTCGGCTGGGCGGCCTCGAACATGAACTCGCTGTCCATGGAGCCGCTCGGTGCTGTGGCGGGAACGGCCGCATCCGTCTTCGGCTTCATCCAGACTGTGGGCGGCGCGGTTATCGGGAGCTATATCGGGCAGATGTTCGACGGCACGACGATACCCACCGCCATGGGCTATTTCTTCATGGGCGTGTTGACGCTCATCTGCATTCTCGTTGCCGAACAGGGCAAGCTGTTCGGCGTTGGACAGGAATTTGCGAAAGCTGACATGACCCAAGAGGTTGCTCACTAG
- a CDS encoding MFS transporter — protein MTTALRRPPVPLPLVIIAGCIIAAIGFGTRGAFGLFTLPVTADLGLSREQWGMAMAIQNLVWGITQPFAGGLADRYGSARVLAFGGLIYAVGVLWMAFSPTPGLMTLSAGVVTGVGIAVASFGVVMAAFGRVVPPEKRSFVFGVATAASSAGQFVFAPIGQGFIAAFGWHMALVCIACILLLIVPLAAALRGRAESTPGQADLPFMRALSMAWGHGSYRLLVVGFFVCGFHLAFINVHMPAYLVQCGLSPEVGSWTIAVIGLFNIAGSLLSGYLGSRLPKQMLLATIYFLRACAIGGFLLLPVSEVTAYVFAAAMGLLWLSTVPLTAGLVTLFFGPRYMGMLYGIAFFSHQVGSFFGVWLGGYVYDATGAYDLVWYLGILLGLGSAAVHLPINERSAPNFVLKPA, from the coding sequence ATGACAACTGCCCTGCGTCGCCCCCCGGTTCCGTTGCCACTGGTCATCATCGCCGGCTGCATCATTGCGGCGATCGGCTTTGGGACGCGCGGCGCATTTGGCTTGTTCACCCTGCCAGTCACTGCAGATCTGGGTCTCTCCCGCGAGCAGTGGGGCATGGCCATGGCTATCCAAAACCTAGTCTGGGGCATCACCCAACCCTTCGCTGGCGGCTTGGCCGACCGCTATGGCAGCGCGCGAGTCCTGGCGTTCGGCGGGCTGATCTACGCCGTTGGGGTGCTCTGGATGGCGTTCTCGCCTACCCCGGGGCTGATGACCCTTTCAGCCGGTGTGGTCACCGGTGTCGGCATCGCCGTTGCGTCGTTCGGCGTCGTCATGGCGGCGTTCGGGCGGGTGGTTCCTCCCGAAAAGCGTAGCTTCGTCTTCGGCGTCGCCACGGCTGCCTCCTCTGCCGGACAGTTCGTCTTCGCCCCGATCGGCCAGGGTTTCATCGCCGCATTCGGCTGGCACATGGCGCTGGTCTGCATCGCCTGCATCCTGCTGCTGATCGTGCCGCTCGCTGCCGCGTTGCGCGGCCGCGCCGAGAGCACGCCAGGCCAAGCCGACCTACCGTTTATGCGCGCTCTGTCTATGGCCTGGGGGCACGGCTCCTATCGGCTGCTGGTCGTTGGCTTTTTCGTTTGCGGCTTCCATCTGGCGTTTATCAACGTCCACATGCCGGCCTATCTCGTGCAATGTGGGCTCAGCCCCGAGGTCGGTAGCTGGACCATAGCTGTGATCGGCCTGTTCAACATCGCCGGCTCGCTCCTCTCGGGCTATCTCGGCAGTCGCCTTCCAAAGCAGATGCTGCTTGCGACCATCTACTTCCTGCGTGCTTGCGCGATCGGCGGCTTCCTTCTGCTGCCTGTCAGCGAAGTCACCGCCTATGTCTTTGCTGCCGCGATGGGCTTGCTCTGGCTCTCCACTGTTCCTTTGACTGCCGGGCTTGTGACACTCTTTTTCGGACCGCGCTACATGGGCATGCTTTACGGCATCGCCTTCTTCAGCCACCAAGTTGGCTCCTTCTTCGGGGTTTGGCTGGGCGGTTATGTCTATGATGCGACCGGGGCCTACGATCTGGTGTGGTATCTCGGGATACTCCTGGGCCTAGGGTCTGCGGCGGTGCATCTACCCATCAACGAGCGTTCGGCGCCAAATTTCGTACTGAAGCCTGCTTAA
- a CDS encoding Dabb family protein yields MIRHIVFFTAKEPQNLDAICNGLSLLGTIPHSEHFEVRRNSKVDQISNEVDVVVYAEFADAEALAAYKAHPIYAEATRQVRPLRELRLSADFEAK; encoded by the coding sequence TTGATCCGCCACATCGTCTTTTTCACCGCCAAGGAGCCGCAGAATCTTGATGCCATATGCAATGGCCTCTCGCTTCTGGGTACCATTCCGCATTCAGAACATTTCGAAGTGCGGCGGAACAGCAAGGTGGACCAGATCTCCAATGAGGTGGACGTTGTGGTATATGCCGAGTTCGCCGATGCGGAGGCTCTTGCGGCCTACAAGGCGCATCCCATCTACGCTGAAGCGACCCGCCAGGTCAGGCCCCTGCGGGAGTTGCGGCTTTCCGCAGACTTCGAGGCAAAATAA
- a CDS encoding Pr6Pr family membrane protein: MEPRRLNAGIGLVIGAAALVLQFMLSVPATADSRGLPFALLSFFSFFTILSNLTLVLIYLSELTSHRWLEWFRHPVTRAMMVAVMGLVTIFYHLLLSGLWQPEGLYLIADRLLHYATTLIYWLWWWRFVPHGRVDWRDLPTMLLPTLVYFGYILLRGAFLNEYPYPILEVGRLGYATVLLNGLIVALGLAVLCAVTIAFDKLLARKPRTVS, from the coding sequence ATGGAGCCACGCCGGCTGAACGCAGGCATCGGCCTCGTGATCGGCGCTGCCGCGCTGGTCCTTCAGTTCATGCTCTCCGTGCCGGCCACGGCAGATAGCCGCGGCCTCCCCTTCGCACTGCTGAGCTTCTTCTCGTTTTTCACCATCCTCAGCAATCTAACGTTGGTGCTGATCTACCTATCCGAGCTGACTTCCCATCGCTGGTTGGAATGGTTCCGGCACCCGGTCACCCGAGCCATGATGGTGGCGGTCATGGGTCTGGTGACGATCTTCTATCATCTCCTGCTGTCGGGGCTCTGGCAGCCAGAAGGCCTCTACCTCATCGCCGATCGACTCCTGCACTACGCCACGACGCTGATCTATTGGCTGTGGTGGTGGCGTTTCGTTCCGCATGGTCGCGTCGACTGGCGTGATCTGCCCACAATGCTGCTGCCGACACTAGTTTATTTCGGTTACATACTCCTGCGCGGCGCCTTTCTCAACGAGTACCCCTACCCCATTCTGGAAGTCGGCCGCCTGGGCTACGCCACCGTTCTCCTCAACGGCCTCATCGTTGCACTTGGCCTAGCCGTCCTCTGCGCCGTCACCATCGCCTTCGACAAGCTACTCGCCCGCAAGCCCCGGACAGTCTCATGA
- a CDS encoding HAD-IA family hydrolase — MSRAVIFDIDGVLINGYHSNPARVVAWDKDLFTDLGVHPDELRQAFTFDIFVKQVIIGKMSFIEAIEKRLPALGYKGSPMDFARYWIEKDSNLNQPVLDIVRKLRKQDDIRLYIATNQEHLRAHWLWSVLKLGDLFHDMFYSARIGARKPEPKFFEFIEHKIGRQEASPLFFDDTPKVVDAAKARGWEAVLFDTHVDLTRHPWIAERLAINV; from the coding sequence GTGAGCCGCGCGGTTATCTTCGATATCGATGGGGTGCTGATCAACGGCTATCACTCCAATCCCGCTCGTGTGGTCGCCTGGGACAAGGACTTGTTCACTGATCTGGGCGTCCATCCTGACGAACTGCGCCAGGCATTCACGTTTGACATCTTCGTCAAGCAAGTAATCATCGGGAAAATGTCTTTCATCGAGGCGATCGAGAAGCGATTGCCGGCGCTCGGCTATAAGGGCAGTCCAATGGACTTTGCTCGTTACTGGATTGAGAAGGACTCCAACCTGAATCAGCCAGTACTTGATATTGTCCGTAAGCTGCGCAAGCAGGACGACATCCGGCTCTACATCGCGACGAACCAGGAGCACCTGCGAGCCCACTGGCTCTGGTCTGTCCTGAAGCTCGGTGACCTGTTCCACGACATGTTCTATTCCGCCCGAATTGGCGCGCGAAAGCCGGAGCCCAAGTTCTTCGAGTTTATAGAGCACAAAATTGGGCGCCAGGAAGCTTCCCCATTGTTTTTCGATGACACGCCCAAGGTCGTAGATGCAGCCAAGGCACGGGGCTGGGAAGCAGTGCTGTTCGACACCCATGTTGATTTGACGAGGCACCCGTGGATCGCCGAACGGCTTGCGATCAACGTTTAG
- a CDS encoding BolA family protein has translation MPMDANEIERRIKAALPDAQIEIRDLAGDGDHYAANVVSEQFRGKSRVQQHQIVYAALQGDMGGALHALALQTGVPE, from the coding sequence ATGCCGATGGATGCCAACGAGATCGAACGCCGGATCAAGGCGGCGCTGCCCGATGCACAGATCGAAATCCGCGATCTCGCCGGCGATGGTGATCACTACGCCGCCAACGTCGTTTCGGAGCAGTTCCGCGGCAAATCTCGCGTGCAGCAGCACCAAATCGTCTACGCTGCCCTGCAGGGTGACATGGGGGGAGCCCTGCATGCGCTGGCGCTACAAACCGGTGTTCCGGAGTAG
- a CDS encoding DUF6665 family protein, with translation MNSLRDSLDLIRMVRPQAGTTALEHEIAAERASSLGAAEQRVVKAIADLNSDGSDHVSRLHHAQQVVWAYFVQRELLGFKRHGDVIQELKIPAQVLAGLGTMAAPQR, from the coding sequence GTGAACAGTCTCCGCGACTCGCTTGATCTTATCCGCATGGTTCGCCCGCAGGCGGGCACGACGGCGCTGGAGCACGAGATTGCTGCCGAGCGCGCCAGCTCCCTTGGCGCTGCCGAGCAGCGGGTGGTGAAAGCTATTGCAGACCTCAATTCCGACGGATCCGATCACGTGAGCCGCCTTCATCACGCGCAGCAAGTGGTGTGGGCTTACTTCGTCCAGCGAGAACTGCTGGGCTTTAAGCGACACGGCGACGTCATCCAGGAACTGAAGATACCGGCACAAGTGTTGGCTGGTCTCGGCACAATGGCAGCGCCCCAGCGGTGA
- the purL gene encoding phosphoribosylformylglycinamidine synthase subunit PurL, whose amino-acid sequence MTFDNNIAITPQLVADHGLKPDEYEKIVSLIGREPNYTELGIFSAMWNEHCSYKSSKKWLKTLPTTGPRVIQGPGENAGVVDIGDGQAVVFKMESHNHPSFIEPYQGAATGVGGILRDVFTMGARPVAAMNALRFGAPEHEKTKHLVSGVVAGVGGYGNSFGVPTVGGEVEFDERYNGNILVNAFAAGLADTDKIFYSKAEGVGLPVVYLGAKTGRDGVGGATMASAEFGDDIEEKRPTVQVGDPFTEKRLLEACLELMATGAVIAIQDMGAAGLTCSAVEMGAKGDLGVELDLDKVPVREEQMTPYEMMLSESQERMLMVLHPEKEAEARAVFEKWELDFATVGKTTDDLRFRVMWQGKEVANLPIKELGDEAPEYDRPWVEPIKPAPLAKDDIPRMEVADALLKLMGSHQIASRRWVYEQYDTMIQGNSLQRPGGDAGVVRVEGHPTKALAFSSDVTPRYCEADPFEGGKQAVVECWRNLTATGAEPLAATDNLNFGNPERPEIMGQLVHAIKGIGEACRVLEFPIVSGNVSLYNETNGRGILPTPTIGGVGLLPDWSKMARIGFAGADQMILLVGAPADRGHHLGQSIYLRDLFGRKEGLPPPVDLQHEKRTGDWVRKLIRSGVATAVHDLSDGGLAVGLAEMAVASGIGAEIVDLEDTDLTLQYFSEDQGRYVVTVHLDPQGEEIATLWEEAKGLGIHAPWIGTTGGTDLVLGKARPLSVAELRKVHEAWFPNFMDGAVA is encoded by the coding sequence ATGACCTTCGACAATAACATCGCCATTACGCCGCAACTGGTTGCCGATCACGGGTTGAAGCCGGACGAATACGAAAAGATCGTCAGCCTGATCGGACGCGAGCCCAACTATACCGAGCTCGGCATCTTCTCTGCCATGTGGAACGAGCACTGTTCCTATAAGAGCTCCAAGAAGTGGCTCAAGACCTTGCCGACGACTGGGCCGCGCGTCATTCAGGGTCCGGGTGAAAACGCTGGCGTCGTTGACATTGGAGACGGCCAGGCTGTCGTCTTCAAAATGGAATCCCACAATCACCCGAGCTTCATCGAACCTTATCAGGGCGCAGCAACCGGAGTCGGCGGCATTCTCCGCGACGTCTTCACCATGGGCGCTCGTCCTGTCGCAGCAATGAACGCGCTGCGGTTTGGCGCCCCCGAACACGAAAAAACTAAGCACTTGGTCTCAGGCGTGGTTGCCGGTGTCGGCGGTTACGGCAATTCCTTTGGCGTCCCCACTGTAGGTGGTGAAGTCGAGTTCGATGAACGCTACAACGGCAACATCCTGGTCAACGCCTTTGCGGCGGGCCTCGCCGACACCGATAAGATCTTCTACTCCAAGGCCGAGGGTGTCGGCCTGCCGGTGGTCTATCTCGGCGCCAAGACCGGACGGGATGGAGTCGGCGGGGCGACCATGGCTTCGGCCGAGTTCGGCGACGACATTGAGGAGAAGCGCCCCACCGTGCAGGTCGGCGATCCGTTCACCGAAAAGCGTCTCCTCGAGGCCTGCCTTGAGCTGATGGCCACAGGCGCCGTCATCGCCATTCAGGATATGGGCGCAGCAGGCCTCACCTGCTCGGCCGTCGAAATGGGCGCCAAGGGGGACCTGGGTGTCGAACTCGATCTCGACAAAGTACCCGTCCGCGAAGAGCAGATGACCCCCTACGAGATGATGCTGTCCGAGAGCCAGGAGCGCATGCTTATGGTCCTCCATCCCGAAAAGGAGGCTGAGGCCCGGGCTGTCTTCGAAAAGTGGGAGCTCGATTTCGCGACAGTAGGCAAGACGACCGACGATTTGCGGTTCCGCGTCATGTGGCAGGGTAAGGAAGTGGCCAACTTGCCCATAAAGGAACTCGGCGACGAAGCCCCCGAATATGACCGCCCCTGGGTTGAACCTATAAAGCCTGCGCCGCTTGCCAAGGACGACATCCCCCGAATGGAAGTTGCCGACGCTCTGCTAAAGCTCATGGGCAGCCACCAAATTGCATCCCGGCGCTGGGTGTACGAGCAGTACGACACCATGATCCAGGGCAACTCCCTGCAGCGTCCCGGCGGGGATGCCGGTGTTGTCCGCGTCGAAGGCCATCCAACCAAGGCGCTCGCCTTCTCCTCGGACGTGACGCCGCGCTACTGCGAAGCCGACCCGTTCGAGGGTGGCAAGCAGGCCGTCGTCGAATGCTGGCGCAATCTCACCGCGACTGGTGCAGAGCCTCTCGCAGCCACCGACAACCTCAACTTTGGTAACCCTGAGCGCCCGGAAATCATGGGTCAACTGGTCCATGCCATCAAAGGTATCGGCGAGGCCTGTCGCGTGTTGGAGTTCCCAATCGTGTCGGGCAATGTTTCGCTCTACAACGAGACCAACGGCCGAGGCATTCTCCCCACGCCCACTATTGGTGGTGTTGGCTTGCTTCCCGACTGGAGCAAGATGGCACGCATCGGCTTCGCAGGCGCAGACCAGATGATCCTGCTGGTCGGTGCGCCGGCAGATCGGGGACACCATCTCGGCCAATCCATCTATCTGCGTGATCTCTTTGGCCGCAAAGAAGGCCTGCCGCCCCCCGTCGACTTGCAGCACGAGAAGCGGACCGGAGACTGGGTGAGAAAGCTGATCCGCTCTGGCGTTGCCACAGCGGTCCATGACCTTTCGGACGGAGGTCTGGCAGTTGGCCTTGCCGAAATGGCGGTTGCCTCTGGCATAGGCGCGGAAATAGTCGATCTTGAGGACACCGACCTCACTCTCCAGTATTTCTCGGAGGATCAGGGACGCTATGTCGTGACCGTCCACCTCGACCCGCAGGGTGAGGAGATTGCCACTCTCTGGGAGGAAGCCAAGGGACTTGGCATTCATGCGCCCTGGATCGGCACGACCGGTGGCACTGACCTCGTCTTGGGCAAAGCGCGTCCGCTTTCAGTTGCCGAACTGCGTAAAGTGCACGAAGCATGGTTCCCCAACTTCATGGACGGTGCGGTCGCCTGA